The following proteins are co-located in the Triticum aestivum cultivar Chinese Spring chromosome 1A, IWGSC CS RefSeq v2.1, whole genome shotgun sequence genome:
- the LOC123070849 gene encoding protein PHLOEM PROTEIN 2-LIKE A1 encodes MGTALSRLCPCCFGSPAAPADTITERSISTTSDKTQPERPTKKHWVDEKGNSCFMLLPRGLSIAWAEDPSYWAWLSPPPGEGSDGDAAGEEVAELKNVWSLEVNGKLELSQLTPGATYEVAFEVMLKQGCAGWQVPVDLQLELPGARAQGRKESLEKKARGQWLPLKVGDVEVEKGQQGGELVVTMSQDGGHWKSGLVVRGIRIAPKT; translated from the exons ATGGGTACGGCACTGTCGCGACTATGCCCGTGCTGTTTCGGCTCGCCGGCGGCACCGGCTGATACTATCACCGAGCGCAGCATCTCTACTACTTCGGACAAGACGCAACCCGAACGACCCACCAAG AAGCACTGGGTGGATGAGAAGGGCAACAGCTGCTTCATGCTGCTCCCTCGAGGCCTGTCCATCGCCTGGGCGGAGGACCCCAGCTACTGGGCCTGGCTATCCCCGCCCCCGGGAGAAGGAAG CGACGGCGACGCTGCCGGAGAGGAGGTGGCGGAGCTGAAGAACGTGTGGTCGCTGGAGGTCAACGGGAAGCTGGAGCTGTCGCAGCTCACGCCGGGGGCAACCTACGAGGTTGCCTTCGAGGTGATGCTCAAGCAGGGGTGCGCTGGGTGGCAGGTGCCCGTGGACCTCCAGCTCGAGCTCCCCGGCGCGAGGGCCCAGGGGCGCAAGGAGAGcctggagaagaaggccaggggCCAGTGGCTGCCGCTCAAGGTAGGGGATGTAGAGGTGGAGAAGGGGCAGCAGGGTGGGGAGCTTGTGGTCACCATGTCTCAGGACGGTGGGCACTGGAAGAGTGGGCTCGTCGTCAGGGGCATCAGGATCGCCCCCAAAACGTGA